In Hallerella succinigenes, the following are encoded in one genomic region:
- a CDS encoding DUF1573 domain-containing protein, with protein MKKFQLFLLSLFTFSALTFADDVIQFATDPYELGEIPQGESRHVKIGGANVSKETVKIETVLCQGVGCSNFKFPKTVNPRDPVNIEFDYSTATLEGQIANVIVIVETNGKTHPLSMQGLVKAPFVFSEKMFDAGYYKAGEKREWTFYVWSEDKKTRPDLELPQEFSKEFSVQMKNVSLNVEKFDAIQEGGKVPGQKITLKTKGLVKDPKLKQKSLSKIVSFKSQKHPKATPEVLIIGYWN; from the coding sequence ATGAAAAAATTCCAATTATTCCTTCTTTCTTTATTTACTTTTTCCGCTCTCACATTTGCCGATGACGTCATTCAGTTTGCGACTGATCCGTATGAACTCGGAGAAATTCCGCAGGGCGAATCTCGCCATGTGAAAATCGGTGGCGCAAATGTTTCGAAGGAAACGGTGAAGATCGAAACAGTGCTCTGCCAAGGTGTGGGATGTTCAAACTTCAAGTTTCCTAAAACCGTGAACCCGCGTGACCCGGTGAATATCGAATTTGATTATTCGACAGCAACGCTCGAAGGCCAGATTGCAAACGTCATTGTAATTGTGGAAACGAATGGCAAAACGCATCCGCTCTCGATGCAGGGATTGGTGAAGGCTCCGTTTGTCTTTAGCGAAAAGATGTTTGACGCGGGCTATTATAAAGCGGGCGAAAAACGCGAATGGACTTTCTACGTCTGGAGCGAAGACAAAAAGACGCGCCCGGATTTGGAACTTCCCCAAGAATTCTCCAAGGAATTCTCGGTACAGATGAAGAACGTTTCGTTGAACGTGGAAAAATTCGACGCGATTCAGGAAGGCGGCAAGGTACCTGGCCAAAAGATTACGCTCAAGACCAAAGGCCTTGTGAAGGATCCGAAGCTTAAACAGAAGAGCCTTTCGAAGATCGTTTCGTTCAAGAGCCAAAAACATCCGAAGGCAACTCCGGAAGTTCTGATTATCGGATATTGGAACTAA
- a CDS encoding diphosphate--fructose-6-phosphate 1-phosphotransferase: MSDNLSVLGKARKAYQPKLPASLRNGALKVALNKGKATESVSDQKKIKALFPNTYGAPYISLKKATKAVAARPVNVGVVLSGGQAPGGHNVIAGIFDGIKSISPKSKLLGFLGGPSGLENGKFKVIDAKLMDAYRNTGGFDIIQSGRTKLETEEQWQKCLAVAKAQKLDAIVIIGGDDSNTNAAVLGEYFQAQGASCVVCGCPKTIDGDLKNEYIETSFGFDTAVKTYSELIGNIMRDANSAQKYWHFIKLMGRSASHIALEAALQTHPNITLISEEVKEKKMKLKQVIKYVADIVAARAADGKNFGVALIPEGLLEFIPDVGVLISELSEALAHHEKEVEDLDTAAKVEKLSQWVSKSSAEVLKSLPAGIQAQLMLERDSHGNVQVSLIETEKLIIEMVKKELKSRKNFKGKFSALNHFFGYEGRCAAPSNFDADYCYSLGYTASVLAYHKLNGYMSSVRDLTKGVDKWVAGGIPITMMMNMERRHGEDKPVIQKALVKLDAAPFKYLAKNRDVWAKTESYTYPGPIQYWGPSEVADQTTFTIRLERGAKVK; the protein is encoded by the coding sequence ATGTCCGACAATCTGTCCGTTCTCGGCAAGGCTCGCAAGGCCTACCAGCCGAAGCTCCCAGCCTCTCTTCGTAACGGCGCTCTCAAGGTTGCCCTCAACAAGGGTAAAGCAACTGAATCCGTCAGCGACCAGAAGAAAATCAAGGCTCTCTTCCCGAACACCTACGGTGCTCCGTACATCTCCCTCAAGAAGGCGACCAAGGCTGTTGCCGCTCGTCCGGTGAACGTCGGTGTCGTTCTTTCCGGTGGTCAGGCTCCGGGTGGCCACAACGTGATCGCTGGTATCTTCGACGGTATCAAGAGCATCAGCCCGAAGAGCAAGCTTCTCGGCTTCCTCGGCGGTCCGTCTGGTCTCGAAAACGGCAAGTTCAAGGTGATCGACGCAAAGCTCATGGACGCATACCGCAATACGGGTGGTTTCGATATCATCCAGTCCGGTCGTACCAAGCTCGAAACTGAAGAACAGTGGCAGAAGTGCCTCGCTGTGGCTAAGGCTCAGAAGCTCGACGCAATCGTGATTATCGGTGGCGACGACTCCAACACGAACGCTGCAGTTCTCGGCGAATACTTCCAGGCTCAGGGCGCATCCTGCGTTGTCTGCGGTTGCCCGAAGACAATCGACGGCGACTTGAAGAACGAATACATCGAAACCTCTTTCGGTTTTGATACCGCTGTGAAGACCTACTCGGAACTCATCGGCAACATCATGCGCGATGCGAACTCCGCTCAGAAGTACTGGCACTTCATCAAGCTCATGGGTCGTTCTGCTTCCCATATCGCTCTCGAAGCGGCTCTCCAGACTCATCCGAACATCACCCTCATTTCCGAAGAAGTGAAGGAAAAGAAGATGAAGCTGAAGCAGGTCATCAAGTACGTTGCAGACATCGTCGCTGCCCGTGCTGCCGACGGCAAGAACTTCGGCGTGGCCCTCATTCCGGAAGGCCTCCTCGAATTCATCCCGGATGTTGGCGTTCTCATTTCCGAACTCTCCGAAGCTCTCGCTCACCATGAAAAGGAAGTCGAAGACCTCGACACCGCTGCTAAGGTTGAAAAGCTCTCCCAGTGGGTCTCTAAGTCTTCTGCTGAAGTTCTCAAGAGCCTCCCGGCTGGCATTCAGGCTCAGCTCATGCTTGAACGCGACAGCCATGGTAACGTTCAGGTTTCCCTCATCGAAACCGAAAAGCTCATCATTGAAATGGTCAAGAAGGAACTCAAGAGCCGCAAGAACTTCAAGGGCAAGTTCTCTGCCTTGAACCACTTCTTTGGCTACGAAGGCCGTTGCGCAGCTCCGTCGAACTTCGATGCGGACTACTGCTACAGCCTCGGTTACACCGCTTCCGTTCTCGCTTACCACAAGCTCAACGGTTATATGAGCTCTGTCCGCGACCTCACGAAGGGCGTTGACAAGTGGGTCGCTGGTGGCATTCCTATCACCATGATGATGAACATGGAACGTCGTCACGGTGAAGACAAGCCGGTTATCCAGAAGGCTCTCGTGAAGCTCGATGCGGCTCCGTTCAAGTACCTCGCTAAGAACCGCGACGTCTGGGCTAAGACTGAATCTTACACCTACCCGGGTCCTATCCAGTATTGGGGTCCGAGCGAAGTCGCTGACCAGACCACGTTCACGATCCGTCTCGAACGCGGCGCAAAGGTCAAGTAA
- a CDS encoding tandem-95 repeat protein: MKLSTVGFAVLASVGLTFAATDTVWTAAEGDGAMAPAYWYGYTYGTGASLDTNIVNSYRVIDYTVSTSSINGAGYSLTWKQNAAYKDTEISLASYKGVCLTYKADYPVRLDFRQSTITDDNYYGTLLAASANFKKYFVAFADLVQDWKSTTTIKWDIDKQLGMQFSYKNTHAKTYGSKTNTLTLSSIILSDSCVSYAPVLLEPYASNTNPYTLLEVDTLSLPLSKIFYDEDGDDLKISETVTNGSFISLLEKGESFSLNDTLHFIAAANKTGEAIVTLKASDGKNSVSYSFTVDVQDQNNAPTAVNDTYSVNEDDTLKVTYKNGVLVNDYDVDKNGYTMTFVDSTSHGVLTLDVSDGSFTYVPVSNYCGTDSWTYKLTDETDLQSSKATVKIQVKCVNDAPTVQVLDEDFLKNLVFKEDFADTAIAFSSAQILFKDVDGDDITIGAYGDDLIHAGVTTVGSSKHYIEFSPVDDAYGTATVTLYGTDGVDTAKVNFHVTIESVADVPKAHEDEYEMYEDSVVTIAAKKGVLANDVNPDDSTDVLLAYLVTDAANGKVNLKEDGSFTYTPDADFVGADSFSYVVVNSLGDSSNVATVRMNVVDRNDAPVVAIDTAAYDTLVRAEDFTSPITFTATETKTWFTDPDGDKIYLSVESDDGKLNPSISAAGVVTLKSVRDAFGDAYVTVTGADGISGSSSFKIHVYLTPVNDKPRTTIDTLVLMETHDFVIELDLDTLISDPDEEPLTYKVTNASGVFSTDLDGSILTITPAVVNDTILEALYVVRVQATDSSEESSISAIFIDVGGKLGIASKMTLAKNLSWQQAIAKTQGFAKLYDMKGHVLWQGRLPASESEVREAATRAAGKTVLRVNRSQWMLNSEILR, translated from the coding sequence ATGAAATTATCGACAGTTGGATTTGCTGTTTTGGCCAGTGTCGGTTTGACTTTTGCTGCCACGGATACTGTGTGGACGGCAGCGGAAGGGGACGGCGCTATGGCTCCGGCCTATTGGTATGGATACACGTATGGCACGGGAGCTTCGCTCGATACGAATATCGTGAACTCTTACCGGGTGATTGATTACACGGTGTCGACATCAAGCATTAATGGCGCTGGTTACAGCCTCACGTGGAAGCAGAATGCGGCTTATAAAGATACGGAGATTTCCCTTGCAAGCTACAAGGGTGTCTGCTTGACTTACAAGGCCGATTATCCTGTACGTCTGGACTTTAGACAGTCGACGATTACCGATGACAATTACTACGGAACGCTCCTTGCCGCTTCGGCAAATTTCAAAAAGTATTTTGTCGCATTTGCTGATCTTGTCCAGGATTGGAAGTCGACGACAACGATTAAATGGGATATAGATAAGCAACTCGGCATGCAGTTTTCTTACAAGAACACCCATGCTAAAACCTATGGATCAAAGACCAATACTCTGACTCTTTCTTCGATCATCTTGAGCGATTCCTGTGTTTCCTATGCCCCGGTCCTTTTGGAACCATATGCAAGCAACACGAATCCGTACACTCTCCTTGAAGTGGATACTCTTTCCCTTCCGCTTTCTAAGATCTTCTACGATGAAGACGGCGATGATTTGAAAATCAGCGAAACGGTTACGAATGGTTCTTTCATCTCTTTGTTGGAAAAGGGAGAGAGCTTCTCCTTAAATGATACCCTGCATTTCATCGCAGCGGCAAATAAGACTGGCGAAGCGATCGTAACGCTGAAGGCGAGCGATGGAAAGAATTCGGTCTCCTATTCCTTTACCGTCGACGTGCAGGATCAGAACAATGCTCCGACGGCTGTGAATGATACTTACTCGGTGAATGAAGACGACACACTGAAGGTAACTTACAAGAACGGTGTTTTGGTGAATGACTACGATGTGGATAAAAACGGATATACCATGACCTTTGTGGATTCCACTTCTCATGGAGTGTTGACTTTGGACGTGTCGGATGGATCCTTCACTTATGTCCCGGTATCCAACTACTGCGGTACAGATTCTTGGACTTATAAGCTCACAGATGAAACGGACTTGCAAAGCTCCAAGGCGACGGTGAAAATCCAGGTGAAGTGCGTGAACGACGCTCCGACGGTACAGGTCCTCGATGAAGATTTTCTCAAGAATCTAGTCTTTAAAGAAGATTTCGCGGACACGGCGATTGCTTTTAGCAGTGCACAGATCCTTTTTAAGGATGTGGACGGCGATGACATTACGATTGGCGCTTATGGCGATGATTTAATCCATGCTGGAGTGACGACTGTGGGTTCCTCCAAGCATTACATTGAATTCAGTCCAGTGGATGATGCCTACGGGACTGCTACGGTAACGCTCTATGGAACCGATGGCGTGGATACGGCGAAGGTGAACTTCCATGTGACCATTGAATCTGTCGCAGATGTACCGAAGGCTCATGAAGATGAATACGAGATGTATGAAGACAGCGTCGTGACGATTGCTGCGAAGAAAGGTGTTCTTGCAAACGATGTGAATCCGGACGATTCGACGGATGTGCTGCTGGCTTACCTTGTGACCGATGCCGCTAATGGTAAGGTTAATCTGAAAGAGGACGGTTCCTTCACCTATACGCCGGATGCGGATTTTGTAGGTGCGGATTCCTTCTCTTATGTGGTCGTGAACTCTTTGGGCGATTCTTCGAATGTCGCTACGGTTCGCATGAATGTTGTGGACAGAAACGATGCTCCGGTCGTTGCAATCGATACGGCTGCATACGATACGCTTGTCCGTGCAGAAGACTTTACATCGCCGATTACCTTCACGGCAACGGAAACAAAGACTTGGTTTACGGATCCGGACGGCGATAAGATTTACCTGAGCGTCGAAAGTGATGACGGCAAGCTGAATCCGTCGATTTCGGCGGCTGGTGTTGTGACGCTCAAGTCGGTAAGAGATGCGTTCGGGGATGCCTATGTAACGGTAACTGGAGCGGATGGCATTTCGGGATCTTCGAGCTTCAAGATCCACGTGTACTTGACTCCGGTGAATGACAAACCGAGAACGACGATCGATACTCTCGTTCTCATGGAAACTCATGATTTCGTTATTGAATTGGATTTGGACACGCTTATTTCGGATCCGGATGAAGAACCTCTTACGTACAAGGTCACGAATGCTTCGGGAGTCTTTAGCACGGATCTGGATGGCTCTATCTTGACCATTACTCCGGCAGTGGTAAACGATACGATTCTTGAAGCCCTGTATGTGGTACGTGTCCAGGCAACGGACTCTTCGGAAGAATCTTCCATTTCGGCAATCTTTATCGACGTCGGTGGTAAGCTCGGTATTGCCTCGAAGATGACCTTGGCAAAGAATTTGTCTTGGCAGCAGGCGATTGCCAAGACTCAGGGTTTTGCAAAGCTCTATGACATGAAGGGTCATGTGCTGTGGCAGGGACGTCTTCCGGCTTCGGAATCCGAAGTCCGTGAAGCGGCAACGCGTGCTGCGGGTAAGACTGTTCTGCGAGTCAATCGTTCTCAATGGATGTTGAATTCGGAAATTCTCCGTTAA
- the gatA gene encoding Asp-tRNA(Asn)/Glu-tRNA(Gln) amidotransferase subunit GatA: MKNIQELKKDLESGATTAVKLAEESLASIEKNKGLNAYISVLTERAMQKAKESDERRAQGKTLGALDGIPVAIKDNLCLEGSRTTAASKILENFVAPYTATAVEKFEAQGAVIVGKTNMDEFAMGSSNESSYFGAVENPVAKDRVPGGSSGGSAVAVATGTVPVALGSDTGGSIRQPAACTGIVGLKPTYGRVSRYGLIAYASSLDQIGPLSTNVQDAATVLSAICGQDIHDNTTSQRPTEDFGRKIGESLKGKVIGVPKEYFAEGLDAGCKSAIENVLKKAEAEGAVLKEISMPNISYAVASYYIIATAEASSNLSRFDGVRYTYRSKEAKNLYDLYAMSRSEAFGKEVQRRIMLGSYVLSSGFFDAYYVQAQKVRRLISDDFTKAFESCDVIASPVMPGLPLKRGTNESDPMAMYLSDIYTVSLNLAGLPGISVPCGKSEDLPVNIQWIGKPYAEADLLSIAAAGEKLV; encoded by the coding sequence ATGAAAAACATCCAGGAATTGAAGAAGGATCTTGAAAGCGGTGCAACTACCGCCGTCAAGCTCGCAGAAGAATCGCTTGCATCGATTGAAAAGAATAAAGGTTTGAACGCCTATATTTCTGTCCTCACTGAACGCGCTATGCAGAAGGCGAAGGAAAGCGACGAACGCCGCGCACAGGGCAAGACTCTCGGCGCTCTCGACGGTATTCCGGTTGCCATCAAGGACAACCTCTGCCTCGAAGGATCCCGTACCACGGCCGCTTCGAAGATCCTCGAAAACTTCGTCGCCCCGTACACCGCAACTGCTGTCGAAAAGTTTGAAGCGCAGGGTGCAGTCATCGTCGGCAAAACGAATATGGACGAATTCGCCATGGGTTCTTCGAATGAATCCTCTTACTTTGGCGCTGTTGAAAATCCGGTTGCCAAGGACCGCGTTCCAGGCGGTTCCTCAGGCGGTTCTGCCGTCGCCGTCGCTACGGGCACGGTTCCTGTCGCCCTCGGTAGCGATACCGGTGGATCGATTCGCCAGCCGGCAGCTTGCACCGGCATCGTCGGTCTCAAGCCGACCTACGGTCGCGTTTCCCGTTACGGCCTCATCGCTTACGCTTCGAGCTTGGATCAAATCGGACCTCTGTCGACGAACGTCCAGGACGCAGCTACAGTTCTTTCCGCCATCTGCGGTCAGGACATCCATGACAACACCACGAGTCAGCGTCCGACAGAAGATTTCGGGCGCAAGATCGGTGAAAGCCTGAAGGGCAAGGTCATCGGCGTTCCGAAAGAATACTTCGCCGAAGGTCTCGACGCAGGCTGCAAGTCCGCGATCGAAAATGTTCTGAAAAAAGCGGAAGCCGAAGGCGCCGTTCTGAAAGAAATCTCCATGCCGAACATCAGCTATGCCGTTGCGAGCTACTACATCATCGCAACTGCTGAAGCTTCGAGCAACCTTTCCCGCTTCGACGGTGTACGTTACACCTACCGCAGCAAGGAAGCGAAGAACCTTTACGACCTGTACGCCATGTCCCGCAGCGAAGCGTTCGGCAAGGAAGTGCAGCGCCGCATCATGCTCGGCTCCTATGTGCTGAGCTCCGGCTTCTTCGACGCCTACTACGTTCAGGCGCAGAAGGTCCGTCGTCTGATCTCGGACGACTTCACCAAGGCTTTCGAATCCTGCGACGTGATCGCTTCCCCGGTGATGCCGGGCCTTCCGTTAAAGCGCGGAACAAACGAAAGCGATCCGATGGCAATGTACCTTTCCGACATCTACACGGTAAGCCTCAATCTGGCTGGCCTTCCGGGCATTTCCGTTCCGTGCGGCAAGTCCGAAGATCTGCCCGTGAACATCCAGTGGATCGGCAAGCCGTATGCAGAAGCGGACTTGCTCTCGATCGCTGCTGCAGGCGAAAAGCTCGTCTAA
- a CDS encoding branched-chain amino acid aminotransferase, which produces MNTVDWKTLPFGYYDTDYNVRCYYRNGQWGKIEVTSSKDISIHMAATCLHYGQEGFEGLKAYTGKDGKVRIFRVEENAKRIQNTANRVLMAVPPVELFREMVHTVVKANKRFVPPYGYGATLYIRPLLIGMSPEVGVKPSDEYLLLMFVTPVGPYFKDGFKPVDMMISRNYDRAAPQGTGTVKVGGNYAASLLSLAEAKKLGYSSTIYLDAKEKKYIDECGPANFFGIKGKTFVTPKSESILPSITNKSLQQLAEHLGYKVERRQVPFEELAEFSETAECGTAAVITPIKKIVDPVAGKEFTYGDGVNPGPVCTELFTKYTAIQFGEAPDPFGWTEVVDL; this is translated from the coding sequence TTGAATACTGTTGATTGGAAGACTCTTCCCTTCGGTTACTACGATACCGATTACAACGTTCGCTGCTACTACCGCAATGGTCAGTGGGGCAAAATTGAAGTCACCTCCTCCAAAGACATTAGCATTCACATGGCCGCAACTTGCTTGCATTATGGTCAGGAAGGCTTCGAAGGCCTCAAGGCTTACACGGGCAAGGACGGCAAGGTCCGCATCTTCCGCGTTGAAGAAAATGCCAAGCGCATTCAGAACACTGCAAACCGCGTTCTTATGGCTGTTCCGCCGGTAGAACTCTTCCGTGAAATGGTTCACACGGTCGTGAAGGCGAACAAGCGTTTCGTTCCACCGTATGGCTACGGTGCAACTCTTTACATCCGTCCGCTCCTCATCGGTATGAGTCCAGAAGTCGGTGTGAAGCCGTCAGATGAATATTTGCTCCTCATGTTCGTGACCCCGGTCGGTCCGTACTTCAAGGACGGCTTCAAACCGGTCGACATGATGATCAGCCGTAACTACGACCGCGCCGCTCCGCAGGGTACGGGCACGGTCAAGGTCGGCGGTAACTACGCGGCGTCCCTTCTTTCTCTCGCTGAAGCAAAGAAGCTCGGTTACTCGAGCACGATCTATCTCGATGCAAAGGAAAAGAAGTACATCGACGAATGCGGTCCGGCAAACTTCTTCGGTATCAAGGGCAAGACCTTCGTGACCCCGAAGTCCGAATCCATTCTCCCGTCCATTACGAACAAGAGCTTGCAGCAGCTCGCGGAACATCTGGGTTACAAGGTGGAACGCCGCCAAGTTCCATTCGAAGAACTCGCAGAATTCTCGGAAACCGCAGAATGCGGTACGGCAGCCGTGATCACCCCGATCAAAAAGATCGTGGACCCGGTGGCTGGCAAGGAGTTCACCTACGGTGACGGCGTAAACCCGGGTCCGGTCTGTACGGAACTCTTTACGAAGTACACCGCAATCCAGTTCGGTGAAGCGCCGGATCCGTTCGGCTGGACTGAAGTCGTAGACCTGTAA
- the thiC gene encoding phosphomethylpyrimidine synthase ThiC, whose amino-acid sequence MTESSKFFKPFPQSHRIYVPGKLFPDIRVSMREVEISDPLTPKLGIYDTSGPYGDPQKKIDVNQGIEKIRKPWIDARKKNGEPLTQMQYAKKGIITPEMEYVAIRENQKMDVLLGENGSSITPEFVRSEVAAGRAVIPCNPNHPECEPMIIGRNFLTKINSNIGNSAVASSIEEEVEKMVWSVHWGADTVMDLSTGKNIHETREWILRNSPVPIGTVPMYQALEKVNGIADHLTWEVFRDTLIEQAEQGVDYFTIHAGLLLSYVPLALKRTTGIVSRGGSIIARWCMVHNQENFLYTHFDEICDILAKYDVCVSLGDGLRPGSTADANDEAQFSELDTLGELTKVAWAKGVQVLIEGPGHVPMHKIRENMERQEQMCHNAPFYTLGPLTTDVAPGYDHITSAIGAAMIGWFGTAMLCYVTPKEHLGLPDRDDVREGVVTYKLAAHAADLAKGHPAAHFRDDALSRARFDFRWNDQFALSLDPDRAVDFHDETLPGNGAKESHFCSMCGPKFCSMRISKDILQFVKTGKLDMEK is encoded by the coding sequence ATGACAGAATCTTCGAAGTTTTTTAAGCCCTTCCCACAGTCTCACCGTATCTATGTTCCGGGAAAGCTTTTTCCCGATATCCGCGTATCCATGCGTGAAGTCGAAATTTCGGATCCTCTGACCCCGAAGCTCGGCATTTACGATACGAGTGGACCTTATGGCGATCCGCAGAAAAAGATCGATGTGAATCAGGGAATTGAAAAGATTCGAAAGCCGTGGATCGATGCGCGTAAAAAGAATGGCGAACCTCTGACGCAGATGCAATATGCGAAGAAGGGAATCATCACGCCCGAAATGGAATACGTCGCTATCCGTGAAAATCAAAAGATGGACGTTCTTTTGGGTGAAAACGGCTCGTCGATAACGCCGGAATTTGTGCGCAGCGAAGTCGCCGCAGGTCGTGCCGTCATCCCGTGTAACCCGAATCATCCGGAATGCGAACCGATGATTATTGGGCGCAACTTCTTGACGAAAATCAATTCGAACATCGGAAACTCCGCGGTGGCCTCTTCGATTGAAGAAGAAGTGGAAAAGATGGTTTGGTCGGTGCACTGGGGCGCGGACACGGTCATGGATCTTTCGACAGGCAAGAACATTCACGAAACGCGTGAATGGATTTTGCGCAATAGCCCGGTTCCTATTGGAACGGTTCCGATGTATCAGGCGTTAGAAAAGGTGAACGGCATTGCCGATCACCTCACGTGGGAAGTTTTCCGCGATACGCTTATCGAACAGGCGGAACAGGGCGTTGACTATTTTACGATTCACGCAGGACTTTTGCTTTCGTATGTGCCACTCGCGTTGAAGCGCACCACGGGCATTGTGAGCCGAGGCGGTTCGATTATCGCCCGCTGGTGCATGGTGCACAATCAGGAAAACTTCCTTTATACGCATTTTGACGAAATCTGCGATATTCTTGCGAAGTATGATGTTTGCGTTTCTTTGGGCGATGGGTTGCGTCCGGGTTCGACTGCGGATGCCAATGATGAAGCCCAGTTCTCGGAACTCGACACGCTCGGAGAACTCACGAAGGTCGCTTGGGCAAAGGGCGTTCAGGTTTTGATCGAAGGTCCGGGCCACGTGCCGATGCACAAGATCCGTGAAAATATGGAACGTCAGGAACAGATGTGCCACAATGCGCCGTTCTATACGCTTGGACCTCTCACGACGGATGTCGCTCCGGGCTATGATCACATTACGTCTGCAATCGGTGCCGCGATGATCGGCTGGTTCGGAACGGCGATGCTCTGCTATGTGACTCCGAAGGAACATTTGGGCCTCCCGGATAGAGACGACGTCCGCGAAGGCGTGGTTACGTATAAACTAGCAGCCCATGCGGCAGACCTCGCCAAGGGGCATCCGGCGGCTCACTTCCGCGACGACGCGCTTTCTCGCGCCCGCTTTGATTTTCGCTGGAACGACCAGTTTGCGCTTTCGCTCGACCCGGACCGCGCAGTGGATTTCCACGATGAAACGCTCCCGGGCAATGGTGCCAAGGAATCGCATTTCTGCTCGATGTGCGGACCGAAATTCTGCTCCATGCGTATTTCCAAAGACATCCTGCAATTTGTAAAAACAGGAAAATTAGATATGGAGAAGTAA
- a CDS encoding DUF4321 domain-containing protein, which translates to MSRNNSFGRLFLFVVLGLIIGGVLGECLGFVFGKLGELMNAGGYNNIVHNFFVKPFWAFNTGDGSDMEPFVLNLYMIKISFGLALKLNVMSLVGLVVGLYIMKWSGER; encoded by the coding sequence ATGTCGCGCAACAATAGCTTTGGAAGACTTTTTCTCTTTGTTGTCCTCGGCCTCATCATCGGCGGAGTCCTTGGCGAATGCCTCGGCTTTGTTTTCGGAAAGCTCGGTGAGCTGATGAACGCTGGCGGCTACAACAATATCGTGCACAACTTCTTCGTGAAACCGTTCTGGGCGTTCAACACGGGCGACGGATCGGATATGGAACCGTTTGTGCTGAATCTGTACATGATCAAGATTTCCTTTGGCCTTGCGCTCAAGTTGAACGTGATGAGCCTAGTCGGCCTCGTCGTCGGCCTCTATATTATGAAATGGTCCGGAGAACGCTAA
- a CDS encoding hydroxymethylpyrimidine/phosphomethylpyrimidine kinase, which translates to MSKMTYAMTIAGFDGSGGAGILADIKTMRDFGVYGCSVCTALTVQNELSFADPGFLPWERIRVQLDKLREVREYKFIKIGLVQDAEMLQKIVEWIRQNNSDAFVIWDPIMGATTGFRFFADDDADRFFPVFSQIDLITPNQYEYAYLGLGVADSRKELLVGKKTSILLKGGHAEGEDSTDTLWHEGKIFKFTSKRFVGVDKHGSGCTLSSAILANVALGKSLPESCQAAKLYIEKFLAGGEGRVGWVD; encoded by the coding sequence ATGTCTAAAATGACCTATGCCATGACAATCGCAGGTTTCGATGGAAGTGGCGGCGCAGGGATCTTGGCCGATATCAAAACGATGAGGGATTTTGGAGTGTACGGCTGTTCTGTTTGTACCGCTTTGACGGTGCAAAACGAACTGTCTTTTGCGGACCCGGGATTTCTCCCATGGGAACGCATCCGTGTGCAACTCGATAAGCTTCGGGAAGTGCGCGAATACAAGTTCATCAAAATCGGACTTGTGCAAGATGCGGAAATGCTCCAGAAAATTGTTGAATGGATACGCCAGAATAATTCCGATGCGTTTGTCATTTGGGATCCGATCATGGGAGCGACGACCGGTTTCCGCTTTTTCGCCGATGATGATGCGGACAGGTTCTTTCCGGTATTTTCACAGATCGATTTGATTACGCCGAACCAGTATGAGTACGCCTATCTGGGTTTAGGTGTCGCTGACAGCCGCAAGGAACTTCTGGTTGGAAAAAAGACCTCCATTCTGCTGAAGGGAGGTCATGCGGAAGGGGAAGATTCCACCGATACGCTTTGGCACGAAGGAAAAATTTTCAAATTCACTTCGAAGCGTTTTGTCGGAGTCGATAAGCACGGCTCGGGCTGTACGCTTTCGTCGGCGATCCTCGCCAATGTGGCGCTTGGAAAGTCCTTGCCGGAATCTTGCCAGGCTGCCAAACTTTATATCGAAAAGTTTTTGGCAGGCGGGGAAGGCCGAGTCGGCTGGGTCGACTAA